The region GTGAGGCAGAGGCTACAAGGATTGGTGTAGTGAAGTTTATCTAAGCTTTTGAAGTTATTTTAAAGGAATAGAAGACTGACTGAAAATGAGAGAGAAGAAGTCAACTTAAGTCACTTAGCAAAAGACATTTGAATTATTATGAAAAAGGTCTGTACATGATTGACACTTGCGTTTATAATATTTTCCTTATTAATGAAACAATTAATTCTTGAATATTTGTTCAACTTAACGAATTGAAGTTTAAGATTAGAAAGGATCATATTGATTAATATTGTACTTATTATACAAATAAAATGTATAAGATTAGTCTTGCAAGCCTcatgttatatatatatatatatatatatatactacttttacaaaacaaaaagaaagaaataTACAACAACTTTTCAGATTAACTTTTTATCAAACATAGTACAGAAAACTTAGATGATGGCACAGCTATTAGGATCCTCTTCAACGCTAACAGCACCGTAATAAGGATTGTATTGTGGTTTCATCTGATGATTATAATAGCCATGAGTTCCATAGAACATGAATGGATCAATAATATTTATTTTTGTTGAATCCTTCTTATCATCTTCCTTCTTTTTAGGTTCTTCTTTCTTTTCCTCTTTAGCTGCTCCAACAGAGATTA is a window of Lathyrus oleraceus cultivar Zhongwan6 chromosome 6, CAAS_Psat_ZW6_1.0, whole genome shotgun sequence DNA encoding:
- the LOC127097503 gene encoding heavy metal-associated isoprenylated plant protein 39 — encoded protein: MMKVVLKLEINEDRIKQKAMKAVSGISGVESVSMDMKDKKLTLIGDIDPVKVVAKLRKFCHAEIISVGAAKEEKKEEPKKKEDDKKDSTKINIIDPFMFYGTHGYYNHQMKPQYNPYYGAVSVEEDPNSCAII